The Alcaligenes aquatilis genome contains the following window.
TTTCTTGTCTTCCAGACGATCCAGAATACCGACCACGGTGCTGGGGCTGACGTGCATCTCGCGACTGATGGCTGTAGCCGTCAGCGGGCCTTTTTCAATAATGGTGCGCAGGCAGATCAACTGAGGCGCGGTGATATTGCTGTACGCCGACAGCTGCCTGGAATGCAGGGCAATCGAGCGCGTAATCTGGCGCAAAGCCCGCAAAATTCGTAAATCGTAGTGTTGATCTGTGGTCATTTAATTAGCCAAACAAAATAATTCAGCACGATTAATTCGTGTTGAAATGATATGCCTAGAAAAGATCTAAGTCAAACCGATTTACACTCAAAATCATACGGAGCGTAAACACGCAGAGCCGACTTAAAACCCCAAAAAGTAAGTACCCGCCCCCTATTGAGCGGGCCAGCAAAATGTGGAAAATGCCCCGCCCTATCCTTTCTTCGCCCTGATCGCGCCAAGACGACACATAGCTTACAGTACACTGTCATGCGCCTTTACCGAGGCGGATCGGTCTGTCTTTAAGCAAGGCAGGGGCACTGCATCAGAATCCTGCTTGCAAACTGCCACAGCCTGATACAGACCCAGCCCATTAACCCATCACCGTCTCGGCCAAGTAAAGCCACGACCTGCCCACGGTGCGCCTGGCAGACAGTAAAACCAGCATGAAGCAATCTGATAAGGCCACCCTGACCGGACTGATCGCCATTGTCCTTTGGAGCACGATTGTCGGTCTGATACGCAGCGTCAGTGACTCTCTGGGCGTAACCGGCGGCGCAGCCCTGATTTACACCCTGGCCTCGGTCTTTCTGCTTTTGTCAGTAGGCTGGGTACGCTTGCGCAGTTTTCCGCGCCGCTACCTGATCTGGGGCAGTGTGCTGTTTGTCTCCTATGAGTTGTGCCTGGCCCTGTCCATTGGCTATGCCCACAACAGTCAGCAAGCCATTGAAGTGGGTATGGTCAATTATCTGTGGCCCACCTTCACTATCGTGGCCGCTATTTTGTTCAATAAGCAAAAAGCCAACTGGCTGATTGCGCCGGGCCTATTCTTGTCCATGATGGGTATCAGCTGGATTCTGGGCGGTGAACAAGGCTTGAGTCTGCACAACATCTGGCTGAATGTGCAGGACAATCCCTTGAGCTACGGCCTGGCCTTTAGCGGTGCACTGATCTGGGCCGGCTACAGCACCATGACCGCCCGCATCGCCCAGGGCAAAAATGGCATCACCTTGTTTTTCATGCTGACAGCAGCGGCCCTGTGGATGAAATACCTGATCCAAGGCGCGCCTGCCATCACGTTCACAGTGCCCGCTTTACTGTATTTGCTGCTGGCTGCCATTGCGATGGGCTTTGGTTATGCCGCCTGGAACGTGGGCATTTTGCATGGCAATGTCACCATACTGGCCGGCGCCTCTTACTTTATTCCGGTCATTTCAGCCGTCCTGTCCACCTTTTTGCTGCAAGCCCCCTTGACGCTGACTTTCTGGCAAGGCTCGGCCATGGTGTGTTCGGGGGC
Protein-coding sequences here:
- the yddG gene encoding aromatic amino acid DMT transporter YddG, which codes for MKQSDKATLTGLIAIVLWSTIVGLIRSVSDSLGVTGGAALIYTLASVFLLLSVGWVRLRSFPRRYLIWGSVLFVSYELCLALSIGYAHNSQQAIEVGMVNYLWPTFTIVAAILFNKQKANWLIAPGLFLSMMGISWILGGEQGLSLHNIWLNVQDNPLSYGLAFSGALIWAGYSTMTARIAQGKNGITLFFMLTAAALWMKYLIQGAPAITFTVPALLYLLLAAIAMGFGYAAWNVGILHGNVTILAGASYFIPVISAVLSTFLLQAPLTLTFWQGSAMVCSGALLCWWAIRVRKPRPVTGTV